The Terriglobia bacterium genome includes a region encoding these proteins:
- a CDS encoding opioid growth factor receptor-related protein, whose translation MIVSFYSGKTADDRGRYLHDIQQWPDHSLESVHDFIQWMFPLREPSGVNPTAPVLDTRTISEFRARPDLQDNLRKSWLRMLKFYGFEAKADPGWIVERAANFGERSKNWLTPYNHNHLRITRIIKSLRALGLEAEAAAFFEALAQIYHSPEFEGKISPVTFEYWQSAALQLPS comes from the coding sequence ATGATCGTTTCATTTTATAGCGGCAAAACAGCGGACGATCGCGGCCGATACCTGCACGATATCCAGCAATGGCCGGACCATTCCCTCGAAAGCGTTCACGATTTCATCCAATGGATGTTCCCGCTGCGCGAACCGAGCGGCGTGAATCCCACCGCGCCGGTGCTGGACACTCGCACGATTTCGGAGTTCCGCGCGAGACCGGATCTCCAGGACAACCTGAGAAAGTCGTGGCTGCGGATGTTGAAGTTTTACGGGTTCGAAGCGAAAGCGGATCCCGGCTGGATCGTTGAACGCGCCGCGAATTTCGGCGAGCGGTCGAAGAACTGGTTGACTCCGTACAACCACAACCACCTCCGCATTACGCGGATCATCAAGTCGCTTCGCGCCCTCGGACTCGAGGCCGAAGCCGCCGCGTTCTTCGAAGCGCTTGCGCAGATTTACCATTCGCCTGAATTCGAAGGAAAGATTTCTCCGGTGACATTCGAATACTGGCAGTCCGCTGCGCTGCAACTCCCCTCCTAA